In Pyrus communis chromosome 1, drPyrComm1.1, whole genome shotgun sequence, the following are encoded in one genomic region:
- the LOC137728210 gene encoding uncharacterized protein produces MQLAFMILSPEVGTEIRLNQRHPRARRLNRDMSQLGDDELTLILNWVTDPKERQLFSEVCKQWLRVEGLNRSSIRLLEPEHLLRVLPRFPNLLQFEASKSIADSDLELIARFCPKIEVIDLNSKTSRKISDEFDEALLFDDFGNDGLCALAHGCPKLRKVSIRRRKNVGNFGIVSLVDLSRNLTYLDLGFCSLVSDPTLDAIGSSNSIMVLGLQGCSLITDRGLKFLANGSCSKTMKRLNLAECDRITDFGVSILQTMCGLVELNLAECGPKITDSGVVSIAAIRSLKRLNLSWLINVTNQTVVALAENCRKLEMLDLTGCELVSGEGILAFSSHACLETIVFCSCFNVSVCDIENLVLRCSSLKCIVLDKGLRTWMQERIGELVGLVWR; encoded by the coding sequence ATGCAACTTGCTTTTATGATTTTGTCACCCGAGGTTGGAACTGAAATTAGGTTAAATCAAAGGCACCCTCGTGCACGCAGGCTTAACAGAGACATGTCTCAGCTAGGCGATGACGAACTAACCCTAATCCTCAATTGGGTCACCGACCCAAAAGAAAGACAATTGTTCTCCGAGGTCTGCAAGCAATGGCTGAGAGTGGAGGGCCTGAACCGATCCTCAATTCGTCTTCTCGAACCCGAACATCTCCTTCGAGTCCTTCCCAGATTCCCAAATTTACTCCAATTCGAAGCATCAAAGTCCATTGCCGACTCCGACCTCGAACTCATAGCGCGATTCTGTCCCAAAATCGAAGTCATCGACCTCAATTCGAAAACCTCACGTAAGATTTCTGACGAATTTGACGAAGCATTGTTGTTTGATGATTTTGGGAACGACGGTCTGTGCGCTCTGGCACATGGGTGTCCGAAATTGCGTAAGGTTTCGATCAGAAGGAGGAAGAATGTTGGGAATTTTGGGATCGTTTCGCTTGTGGATTTATCGCGTAATTTGACGTATTTGGATTTAGGGTTTTGCAGCTTGGTTTCGGACCCAACCCTAGATGCAATTGGGTCTTCAAATTCGATTATGGTTTTGGGTTTGCAAGGATGTTCGTTGATTACGGATCGCGGGTTAAAGTTTTTGGCAAATGGGTCTTGCTCAAAAACCATGAAAAGGCTGAATCTTGCAGAGTGTGATAGAATCACTGATTTTGGGGTCTCCATTTTGCAGACTATGTGTGGCTTGGTGGAGCTGAATTTGGCGGAATGTGGTCCGAAAATCACCGACTCCGGAGTTGTTTCAATTGCTGCAATTCGATCTCTTAAAAGATTGAACCTGTCTTGGTTGATCAATGTGACAAATCAAACAGTTGTTGCTCTTGCTGAGAATTGCCGGAAGTTGGAGATGCTGGATTTAACCGGCTGTGAATTGGTAAGCGGTGAGGGCATTCTTGCATTTTCTAGTCATGCGTGCTTAGAGACAATTGTTTTCTGTTCTTGCTTCAATGTCAGTGTGTGTGACATCGAAAACTTAGTTCTTCGATGCTCGTCATTGAAGTGCATTGTGCTGGATAAAGGACTGAGAACGTGGATGCAAGAAAGGATTGGCGAATTGGTTGGTTTAGTTTGGCGTTGA